The genomic region ATGAAATCGCCTGGATTTATTTATCCAGGCGATTTAGTGTTTGTTCAGAGAAATAGGTATTCTATGGAGATAGTAAACCAGACGGCTAAGTCCAGTTCAAGGATGTTCAAAAAGGCTTAAAAACATTTCGCTTGAGGACTTTCGATGCTTCCCAGTTTGGAAATCATTCATGAATAATTCTGATTCATACACCGTACGAATGACGCTTAAGTTATGTTATAGTTACGTTAGAAAAAAGGTAAAGTAGGTGTAATGGATGCTGTTTTCATTGATACAATCAGATGATGTCTGGATTCTCTGGGCCTTTTTGGCCGGCTGGGCAGCTGTGAGTATTTATCTTGAACAGAAATATGCTTGGGCGTCAAAGGTATCAGGTGCGATTATCGCTCTTGTGGGTGCGATGCTTTTAGCCAATTTAAATGTCATACCGATAGAGTCACCGGTTTATGATACCGTATGGAGTTATGTTGTTCCTCTGGCGATACCACTTCTATTGTTTCAGTCAAACTTGTTACGGATTTGGAAAGAGAGCAGAAGACTTTTATTCATGTTTTTCCTCAGTGCCATTGGAACAGTAGCTGGGGCAGTCATCGGATTCTTCCTATTGAAGGAATATATCCCGGCTCTGGACGAAATTACCGGCATGATGACAGGTTCTTATATAGGAGGCAGTGTGAATCTGGCCGCATTATCGGCAAAATTTGAAACTCCGTCAGAGCTTGTATCATCGGCTGTTGTTGCCGATAATATGATGATGGCTCTCTATTTCCTTGTATTAATGGTCATTCCGGCGTTGCATTTTTTCAGGAAGCATTTTAAAACGCCTCACGTAAATGAGGTAGAAAAATGGGGGGCCGATCAAGAAGGGAACATGGCAGCCGCTTATTGGAAAGGAAAAGAAATTTCGTTACAGGATATTGGACTTGCTGTCGGGGCAGCATTTACGTTAGTTGCTATCTCATTTACATTAGCCGATTGGTTTGCAGGTGTGATTCCAGCAGGTGAACAGGAAACTTTTCTAATTAATGCTTTGAACGGATTGTTCGGGGATCCTTACTTAATGCTGACGACCATTACTGTACTGACGGTCACTGTTTTTTCCGGATTTTTTGAAAAAATTAACGGAGCTCAGGAAATCGGCACTTATTTAATTTATATATTCTTTGTCGTTATCGGTGTACCGGCTTCCCTGCCACTCATACTGCAGAATGCACCCCTGTTATTTGTATTGGTGTTCATTATGGTTGCCCTGAATATGATTATTTCTTTTGCCCTGGGTAAGGTGTTTAAGTTTAACCTGGAGGATGTGATTGTGGCCAGTAATGCCAACATTGGCGGTCCGACAACCGCTGCAGCGATGGCCATTTCCAAAGGGTGGAGTAAGCTGGTGGCGCCTATATTGATTGTAGGTACTCTCGGTTATATTATTGGAAATTATATCGGATCGGTGATTGGCTTTTGGTTTAGCACTTTTTAATCAAATTGTTTAACAGAGCGTGGAGAGTGGGGAACTGCTTTTTACGCTCTCTTTATTTGAGACTGTTTACCATTTGAATCCCCGTTGAAGTGAGGGATTTTTGTAACGAAGCCTTCCATATAACGAATGGCTCCTGTCCATTCGACAATACCCAAGCTTTTTAGAACTTGATTATACGCTGGAACTAAAATAAACTAAAATTACAGAATATTCAGCAAGTAATGTCCTCAAAATGGTTTGAAGGAGTGTATTGTTCTTGAGGTTAAATACGAATGTCAATGAGGGATTAAGTCAAATGCTGGAGAGGGCAAGGCGAAACACATTAGGAGACTTACTTGCACGTACGAGAGAGAGGATGCCGGATAAATTTGCTCTGGCATATCGGGATCAGCGCTTAAATTACGAAGAATTGGATGATTTGGTTAATCAGACAGCGCGTGCTTTTTTAGAGGACGGGATGAAAAAAGGGGATATGATTACCGTCATGTCCAGAAACAGCCTTGATTTTGTGATTGCTAATTTTGCTTTGGCCCGTATTGGTGCGGTCATGATTCCGATTAACTATATGCTGACAACGGATGATGTCGCCTATATTCTTGATCATGCCGGGGTTTGCGGTTTTATTGCTTCCGAGGAATATGCCCCTGTTTTAGATCAGTCGGCCGGATATCTGGAAATTAAATTTCGTTATTTAATGGATGTTCCTGAATCAAGCGAAATTTCAACAGAGCTTTTAGGATGGACACCTCTGTCTGCAGCACGAAAGGAGCAGTCGGCAGAATTCATTGATGAAAATATTGAGGATGATGAACTTGCACATATCCTTTATACGAGCGGTACAGAATCCCGGCCAAAAGGGGTGATGCTGACACATAAAAGTCTTATAAGTGAATATGTCAGCTGCATGGTTGACGGAGACATGTCTGAACAGGATGTTTTTGTCCATGCTCTGCCTCTTTATCATAGTGCCCAGCTTCATTGCTTCCTTGGGCCAAGTATTTATCTTGGGGCAAGTGGCATTATTCTGGACGGAGCCAACCCTGAGGTCATGCTTGAGACGGTTGAAAAAGAGGGGGCTACACAGTTATTCTGTCCGCCAACTGTCTGGATTGCTCTCCTTCGTCATCCTGATTTTGATACCCGGGATTTATCCTCTTTGGAAAAATGCTATTATGGAGCTGCCATTATGCCACGGGAAGTACTTAAAGAACTTTCAGAACGTCTTCCTAAGGCGCGGTTCTGGAATTTTTACGGCCAGACCGAGGTTGCTCCCCTTGCAACGGCGCTTCAGCCTGAAGATCAGATTCGTAAATTAGGCTCAGCAGGAAAACCAAGCCTTAATATGCAAACCAAAATCGTTGATGATCATGATGAAGAAGTACCCAGGGGAGAAATAGGTGAAATTGTCCATCGAACCCCACACGCCATGAAAGGGTACCTTTACGATCCGGAGAAAACGGCAGAGGCCTTTAAAAATGGCTGGTTTCACAGTGGTGATTTAGGCGTAATGGATGAGGACGGGTACATAACCATTGTGGACCGGAAAAAGGATATGATAAAAACCGGTGGCGTCAATGTGTCGAGCCGGGAAGTTGAAGAAGCGATTTATCAGATGGATGGCATTTCCGAGGTGGCTGTGATCGGAATTTCAGATGCGTATTGGATAGAAGCAGTCACAGCTGTTATTGTACCAAAGTATAATGCGAACCTTACCGAGGAAAGCGTCATCGAATTCTGTAAAGATCACTTATCCACATTTAAGGTTCCGAAGCATGTTGCATTTAAAGAAGAACTACCGAAGAATCCGAGTGGAAAAGTCCTGAAGCGCGCTTTAAGAGAGGAATTCGAACATTTAAGCAGGAAGTAAAAAACGATTACTGTTCATACAAAATCCCGTATCACTTTTTTTATAAGTGGTGCGGGATTTTTCGTTCGTTCATTTAAAACAAGGAGAAGAGGTTTCGTAAGGGGATAATCGTATGATTGTTGCCCTGGAGCTAAACCTGAACGATGCGCGGATTTGGGTTGACCAACATAAAAAATTAATTGAAAATAGGGATATCATTTTAAACAAATTAATCGTAAGTGAGGAAGTTGAACGTTTTCTGCAGGGTCAATACGTAAGATTTTAAAAGGAGTTCATGTATGTATACTTATATGAGATGGGGATTAAGCGTCTCCATAACTTTATATGCCTTATTACACTTCATAACGTATTTCTATCCCGGTGAATTTTTATTACATATCGAAGCAGTCAGCGGTCTGTTTCTGTTTGTATTGGCTGCCCTGCTGCTATCATTTACAAAATTTAAATTGCCTTTATTTCTTGTTGGAACCGGTTTGCTCATTCTCACTTTATCTGACACTTCCATTATTGACGGTCTCCGTAATGGAATGATATTAATGCGAGATATCATTGGACTTCTGGTTATCATTCCGATGATCAGCTGGGTATTAAATACCGAGCCTTATATTGAAAGCATCATGCGTGCCAGCTATCGGTTTATTAACACAAGCCGGAAAATGTATATTGGAATTGCTTCCTTTACTCAGGTGATTGCCTACTTTTTATTATTTGGCTCCATTCCGATGATGTATCAATTTGTAAATAAAATGATCGGGAATCATCATGGAGAGCCTCTGGAACGGTTTAAAGGAACGGCCTTGGTACGTTCCTTTGCTCTTTCTACCATATGGGTCGTCACGATTCCCAGCTTTATTTATGCTGTAGAAGCACTGGATGCCTCTTTATGGCTTTCAATCATTCAGGGATTTTTTATTTCCCTATGTGGATTGACGGTAGCTGTCCTCTTTTCATACTTTGAAGAAAAGAAATATGGGGTTCATTTAACGGAAATCATCAATAAGGAAATGAAAGATACCCTCCACGAAACACCAGAATATGAGCAGGCAAATAAAACCGGAGAATTCATGATTCTATTTATCACACTTTTTGGCTCTATTTTTATACTCCATGAACTCTGGTCTGTTGATTTAATGGTAATAGTTCCTTTAGTGGTTATCGTGTGGACGTTTACCTATTTTATTGTAAAAAAACGTACCGGAAAACTTGCTGATGAAGCTAAAACATACTTTAGTAAGGGAGTTGTCAATCAATCCTATCAATTCAGTGTCATGCTTGGTGCTGGTATGATGATCTACAGCTTAAACCAGACCGGTTTTGAAGATGCGGTTATATTTGGTGTCGAGTTTATTCAGGAATCCCTGCCCGGCATGAACTTTCTTTATTTTCTTCCTTTTATTGTGATCATCCTGGGTTTCTTAGGTTTAGGACCATTAACAGTTATGGTTCTTGTGGCTGGCATCCTTCAGAATATATCCCTTCCCTATCCACCTGAGATTATTGTTCTGGCCATTACTTCAGGCAGTGTGGTATCAATTTTGATATCCCCATTACTGATGCCTAACATTATCTTGAGTGGACAAAATGGAATGAGCGGATTTAAGAACGGGATTCAGTTTAATCTTCTATACGCTACTGTGTTCTATATTCTGGTTCAAATTTATATTCAGACGATGGTTATTGTCTGGTTTTAAAGAAATAAAATTTAAATAAAGTAAAAAATTGTATAATAATTGAAAGGGCTTATACATAATCTAAAAAAGAAATTAGATGTATAAGCCTTTTTGATGACATAGGTAACAATAATATATTTTATGAATGGCTTATAATTCCCCTTGACCTGGGAGCCGCAGCTGGAAAAAGAAAAGCGGAGGCGACCGTTCAGGCCCGACGGCATAAGCAGAATATCCGGAGTGGCTGTTTTTGGTCATGGAGGGTATTCTGCTTATGACCGCTTGGGCCTGGGAGCCGCAGCTGGACAATAGAAAAGCGGAGGCGACCGTTCAGGATCAATTGTATAAGCTGATGTTACTTATGAGGGTTTGGCTTTGGAACAGGAGTTATGAGCATTCTATCCTACGTAATGGAAAAAGTTGCAAAAGAAAATGTATTGTGCCAGATGCGTAATCATGGTAAATTAAATTTTGTCGTAAAAAAACGACATCGAAAAGAAGTAAGGAGATACAAATTAATTACCAGACATTTACTATTGTTCATACAAGCTCCTTTATGGTAAATTAAATTTTGTCGCATTTAAAACCGATATTCGTGTTTGGTAAAATTTTGTTGTCGAAGTAATAAGATAATTCATGATAAATTAATAGTCGTTGCTGTAGAAAAAGCAAACGTAATTCTTTAATTGAATTTAAAATTACCTATTGAAACAAATTACTAAGCATGATATATTATTATCTGTCGCTTTAAACGGCGCACAAAACAAACTGAAAAAGTTATTGACTTTCAGTTGATAACTTGATACAATAATTAAGTTGCTTTGAAAGGTAACTAACTTTGAACCTTGAAAACTGAACAAAACAACCAGTACGTCAATTCGCTATTTAAAATAGCATTTTGAATATGAGCATTATGGATTTCAACATCCAAACTTATTGGAGAGTTTGATCCTGGCTCAGGACGAACGCTGGCGGCGTGCCTAATACATGCAAGTCGAGCGCGTGAAACAAGTTGATTCCTTCGGGATGAAACTTGTGGAACGAGCGGCGGACGGGTGAGTAACACGTGGGCAACCTGCCTGTGAGATCGGGATAACTCCGGGAAACCGGGGCTAATACCGGATAACACCTCCGACCGCATGGTCGGAAGTTGAAAGACGGCTTTTATGCTGTCACTTACAGATGGGCCCGCGGCGCATTAGCTAGTTGGTGAGGTAAGAGCTCACCAAGGCAACGATGCGTAGCCGACCTGAGAGGGTGATCGGCCACACTGGGACTGAGACACGGCCCAGACTCCTACGGGAGGCAGCAGTAGGGAATCTTCCGCAATGGACGAAAGTCTGACGGAGCAACGCCGCGTGAGTGATGAAGGTCTTCGGATCGTAAAGCTCTGTTGTCAGGGAAGAACAAGTACAAGAGGAACTGCTTGTACCTTGACGGTACCTGACCAGAAAGCCACGGCTAACTACGTGCCAGCAGCCGCGGTAATACGTAGGTGGCAAGCGTTGTCCGGAATTATTGGGCGTAAAGCGCGCGCAGGCGGTTTCTTAAGTCTGATGTGAAAGCCCACGGCTTAACCGTGGAGGGTCATTGGAAACTGGGAGGCTTGAGTGCAGGAGAGGAGAGTGGAATTCCACGTGTAGCGGTGAAATGCGTAGATATGTGGAGGAACACCAGTGGCGAAGGCGACTCTCTGGCCTGTAACTGACGCTGAGGCGCGAAAGCGTGGGGAGCGAACAGGATTAGATACCCTGGTAGTCCACGCCGTAAACGTTGAGTGCTAGGTGTTAGGGGGTTTCCGCCCCTTAGTGCTGAAGTTAACGCATTAAGCACTCCGCCTGGGGAGTACGGCCGCAAGGCTGAAACTCAAAGGAATTGACGGGGGCCCGCACAAGCGGTGGAGCATGTGGTTTAATTCGAAGCAACGCGAAGAACCTTACCAGGTCTTGACATCCTCTGCTACCTCTAGAGATAGAGGGTTCCCTTCGGGGACAGAGTGACAGGTGGTGCATGGTTGTCGTCAGCTCGTGTCGTGAGATGTTGGGTTAAGTCCCGCAACGAGCGCAACCCTTGACCTTAGTTGCCAGCATTTAGTTGGGCACTCTAGGGTGACTGCCGGTGACAAACCGGAGGAAGGTGGGGATGACGTCAAATCATCATGCCCCTTATGACCTGGGCTACACACGTGCTACAATGGATGGTACAAAGGGCAGCGAAGCCGTGAGGTGAAGCTAATCCCATAAAACCATTCTCAGTTCGGATTGCAGGCTGCAACTCGCCTGTATGAAGCCGGAATCGCTAGTAATCGCGGATCAGCATGCCGCGGTGAATACGTTCCCGGGCCTTGTACACACCGCCCGTCACACCACGAGAGTTGGCAACACCCGAAGTCGGTGGGGTAACCTTTTGGAGCCAGCCGCCTAAGGTGGGGCCAATGATTGGGGTGAAGTCGTAACAAGGTAGCCGTATCGGAAGGTGCGGCTGGATCACCTCCTTTCTAAGGAAGAATTAAAAGCGGAGACGACCGTTTAGGTCTGAGCTTTAAAAAAGAGCGTACTCGGTTGTTTTGTTTAGTTTTGAAGGATCGAAGGATTCTTCAAATAGCACCTTGAAAACTAGATAAGAAAGCAATCAAGAGCAGACAACGGACAATGATGTCCGTGTGCGTTAATAAGTTAAGTGAATAAGAGCGCACGGTGAATGCCTTGGCACTAGGAGCCGATGAAGGACGGGACAAACACCGATATGCTTCGGGGAGCTGTAAGTAAGCTTTGATCCGGAGATTTCCGAATGGGGAAACCCGCTGTCCGTAATGGGGCAGTATCCTTATCTGAATCCATAGGATAAGGAAGGTAACCCGGGGAACTGAAACATCTCAGTACCCGGAGGAAGAGAAAGCAAACGCGATTTCCTAAGTAGCGGCGAGCGAACGGGAAACAGCCCAAACCAGAAGGCTTGCCTTCTGGGGTTGTAGGACACTCCATACGGAGTTACCAAGAAATCAGGTAGATGAAACGGTTTGGAAAGACCTGCCGAAGAAGGTAACAGCCCTGTAATTCAAACCTGGTTTCCTCCGGAGTGGATCCTGAGTACGGCGGAACACGTGAAATTCCGTCGGAATCCGGGAGGACCATCTCCCAAGGCTAAATACTCCCTAGTGACCGATAGCGAACCAGTACCGTGAGGGAAAGGTGAAAAGCACCCCGGGAGGGGAGTGAAAGAGAACCTGAAACCGTGTGCTTACAAGTAGTTGGAGCCCGTTAATGGGTGACAGCGTGCCTTTTGTAGAATGAACCGGCGAGTTTCGATCTCATGCAAGGTTAAGCAGAAGATGTGGAGCCGCAGCGAAAGCGAGTCTGAACAGGGCGTATGAGTATGAGGTCGCAGACCCGAAACCGTGTGACCTACCCATGTCCAGGGTGAAGGTAAGGTAACACTTACTGGAGGCCCGAACCCACGTACGTTGAAAAGTGCGGGGATGAGGTGTGGGTAGCGGTGAAATGCCAATCGAACACGGAGATAGCTGGTTCTCTCCGAAATAGCTTTAGGGCTAGCCTCAAGAATCGAGTTTTGGAGGTAGAGCACTGATTGGACTAGGGGCCCTCATCGGGTTACCGAATTCAGTCAAACTCCGAATGCCAACAACTTGAGCTTGGGAGTCAGACTATGGGTGATAAGGTTCATAGTCGAGAGGGAAACAGCCCAGACCGCCAGCTAAGGTCCCTAAGTATACGTTAAGTGGAAAAGGATGTGGAGTTGCTTAGACAACCAGGATGTTGGCTTAGAAGCAGCCATCATTTAAAGAGTGCGTAATAGCTCACTGGTCGAGTGACTCTGCGCCGAAAATATACCGGGGCTAAACGTATCACCGAAGCTGCGGATTGTACCGTTGGTACAATGGTAGGAGAGCGTTCTAAGCGCAGCGAAGTCCGATCGGAAGAACGGGTGGAGCGCTTAGAAGTGAGAATGCCGGTATGAGTAGCGAAAGACAAGTGAGAATCTTGTCCACCGAAAGCCTAAGGTTTCCTGAGGAAGGCTCGTCCGCTCAGGGTTAGTCGGGACCTAAGCCGAGGCCGAAAGGCGTAGGCGATGGAAAACAGGTTGACATTCCTGTACCACCTTTCATCCGTTTGAGCAATGGGGTGACGCAGGAGGATAGGGAAGCGTGCTGATGGATATGCACGTCCAAGCAGTGAGAGTGATGAGCAGGCAAATCCGTTCATCGTAAGCTCGGGCTGTGATGGGGAGGGAAATAGAGTACCGAAGTTTCTGATTTCACACTGCCAAGAAAAGCCTCTCGTGAGGATGAGGGTGCCCGTACCGCAAACCGACACAGGTAGGCGAGGAGAGAATCCTAAGGTGAGCGGGATAACTCTCGTTAAGGAACTCGGCAAAATGACCCCGTAACTTCGGGAGAAGGGGTGCTCGTTCAGGCTTCGGTCTGGATGAGCCGCAGTGAAAAGGCCCAAGCGACTGTTTATCAAAAACACAGGTCTCTGCGAAGCCGAAAGGCGAAGTATAGGGGCTGACACCTGCCCGGTGCTGGAAGGTTAAGAGGATGAGTTAGCCCTTCGGGCGAAGCTCTGAATCGAAGCCCCAGTAAACGGCGGCCGTAACTATAACGGTCCTAAGGTAGCGAAATTCCTTGTCGGGTAAGTTCCGACCCGCACGAAAGGTGCAACGACTTGGGCACTGTCTCAACGAGAGACCCGGTGAAATTATACTATGCGTGAAGATGCGCATTACCCGCGACAGGACGGAAAGACCCCGTGGAGCTTTACTGTAGCCTGATATTGAATGTTGGTACAGCTTGTACAGGATAGGTGGGAGCCATCGAAACCGGAGCGCTAGCTTCGGTGGAGGCGCCGGTGGGATACCACCCTGGCTGTACGGACATTCTAACCCAGAACCGTGATCCGGTTCGGAGACAGTGTCAGGTGGGCAGTTTGACTGGGGCGGTCGCCTCCTAAAGAGTAACGGAGGCGCCCAAAGGTTCCCTCAGAATGGTTGGAAATCATTCGCAGAGTGTAAAGGCAGAAGGGAGCTTGACTGCGAGACCTACAAGTCGAGCAGGGACGAAAGTCGGGCTTAGTGATCCGGCGGTACCGAATGGAAGGGCCGTCGCTCAACGGATAAAAGCTACCCCGGGGATAACAGGCTTATCTCCCCCAAGAGTCCACATCGACGGGGAGGTTTGGCACCTCGATGTCGGCTCATCGCATCCTGGGGCTGTAGTCGGTCCCAAGGGTTGGGCTGTTCGCCCATTAAAGCGGTACGCGAGCTGGGTTCAGAACGTCGTGAGACAGTTCGGTCCCTATCCGTCGTGGGCGTTGGAAATTTGAGAGGAGCTGTCCTTAGTACGAGAGGACCGGGATGGACACACCGCTGGTGTACCAGTTGTTCCGCCAGGAGCACGGCTGGGTAGCTACGTGTGGAAGGGATAAGTGCTGAAAGCATCTAAGCATGAAGCCCCCCTCAAGATGAGATTTCCCATCATTTTAAATGAGTAAGATTCCTCAGAGACGATGAGGTAGATAGGTCCGAGGTGGAAGCGTGGTGACACGTGCAGCTGACGGATACTAATCAATCGAGGACTTAACTTATACGAAAAGCGTAGGCGAGCTTATGCGAGCCGGAGCTGGACAACACGAAAAGCGCAGGCGACTGTTCAAACAGGAGCAGGACACAAGAAAAAGCGCAGACGGACCCACAAGTCCATTGTATGCTCACATGATTGCCTTTCTTATCTAGTTTTGAAGGTGCTCATCACCTGAATTGAATAATGCTAAGGAAGTTCTGCTAAGAGCGCTTATGTCCTATGAGCCACACAGAACGACCATGCCAAAGTCCAGTGGCGATGGCGGAGAGGTCACACCTGTTCCCATTCCGAACACAGTAGTTAAGCTCTCCAGCGCCGATGGTAGTTGGGGTTCTTCCCCTGCGAGAGTAGGACGCTGCTGGGCAATTAAAAAATCCTCAGAATCTAATGCGATTCTGAGGATTTTTTAATTAAACAGAAAGTACATTTGAAATATTCGATAAACAAAGTCTGACTGTTATTCTTTATTTTCTATGTTATCTAATTTCACTAGAATCATAAATAAAAGACCAATTATAAGTCCATTATTTATTTGACTTACTATGATTTATTCACCACCCATTATCATGGTAACAATAGTATAAATAATAACGAAAATAATAAGATAGGCAAAAGACCTTCCTGTATCAAACATGATATAATTCCTCCTAATCCTAGTACAATATCTTTTTCTGTTCTTAAGTGATAAATAGAATTTAACATAATTATATCAATAATCCACGATGTTTTAGAACTATACACTTCACTGCGGTCGTCCTGGCAACAAATGACCTCAAACTCTGAACAGCATATGTTAAAGTGTTAGTGTGCACTAATTTTATTTACGACATAAATGGGAGGAGGAGAAAGTATGCATCCATACATACTTATGATTTTTGTAGTATTGATGTATGCGGGGAATATCCTGACGGGAAAAGCTATCAATGAATTACCACCATTGACTATTGCGTTTTTTCGCCTATTAGTGGCATTTATGGTTATATTTCCTATAGGGTATAAAAGTGCCAGGGAATACTCCGGTACCTTTATGGAATTAAAGAAACCATTTTTAGTGATGACCTTAACCGGGGTCACTTTTTTTAATACGTTCATTTATGGATCGCTACAGTTTACAACAGCTTCAAAAGTATCCATATTGGAAACCGTCATTCCTGTTGTGACTGTTATTTTAAGCGCCATTTTCCTGAAAGAGCATTTGGGCAAGGTTCAATGGCTGGGGATTGTTTTATCCTTTGTTGGAGCACTATGGGTGGTTATGGGTGGAAAAATAAGGACTCTTACAGGTCTGAACTGGAACATTGGTGATGCTATCATGATAGGGGCCATTTTATGCTGGTCCATTTATTCCATTTTTGTTAAAAGGTATATGCATCACTTTCCTGCTTATGGTGCTCTTCTGGTGATGACGGGGATTTCGGTTATTGTCTTATTTCCTCTGGTGATGGTGGAGTGGATGCTGGCGGGAGTTCCTGATCTGGTTCATGCAAATTTATGGTCGGGCTTATTATATCTGGGAATATTCCCTTCGTTTATTGCATTGCTTTGTTATAATCGTGCTGTTGATCAATTGGGAGCTTCGCAGGCATCGATATTTTTGAACTTTTTGCCTGTTGTGACGATGGCAGGTGCTTTCTTATGGCTGGGTGAACGAATCACATTTATGCAAATAGTAGGAACGTTGGTAGTAATTACTGGTGTATTGTTAACTACACAAGTCAGAAAGAAAGGAAGTATACATATAAAAAACAAAACTAAATTTTCCACGACAAAGTAAATCGTAATACCATTTTTCCAATTGGTCATACTATAAAATGGGTGATAAAAATGAAGGCAACCGACGTTGAGCAAAAACGTTTTGATAAGGCACTTGATGAAATTATTGATTTATTTAATAATATTGAAAATGATATCCCTATTATTAACTATAGTGATGATGTTATTGAAAATATAGATAAAGCCAAGAAAAAATACGGAAAAGACGTAATGAATGAACGTATTAATAATGTCGTAGGGGAAATGCTCTCGTGGTTGGACTTGGATGATGTAGAATTGGATGGTGAAGAAACTGAGGGTGAAAACGAGGATGAATAAAATGGTGTCTTTGTTGTTTTTTATCTTTTCGACCTGCTCCTTTTATGGTAGGATACATTTAATTTAACTGAATTTTCTACTAATCTATTTGAACGTAAAGTCCACATTTGCAAAGGGAGTTGTCTACAATGAATCCAATTCTGCTTGATTTTCCTCATGAATTTGAGACCGAACGCTTATTTATTCGAATGCCAAAACCAGGGGACGGGAAGGTGGTTTATCCGGCAATTCAGGCATCTATAAATGAGTTAAAACAATGGCTGCCATTTGCTCAGAATAAACAGAGTGAGGAAGAATCAGAAATTAATACACGGGAAGCGTATATAAAATTTTTACGGCGAGAGGATTTACGACTGCATATCTTTCTTAAGGAAACTGGAGAGTTTGTGGGTTCTTCAGGCTTACATAACATCGATTGGGATATCCCTAAATTTGAAATAGGTTACTGGGTACATACAAAACATAGCGGAAGAGGTTATGGCACAGAAGCTGCAGCGGGAATTACTAATTTTGCTTTTCATGAGTTGAAGGCTAAACGTGTCGAAATTCAATGTGATGCAAAAAATGATAAAAGTCGGGCCATTCCTGAGAAATTAGATTTTAGTCTGGAAGGAATTTTAAAGAATGATGAGTTATCTGTTGATGGAAAAAGTCTTAGGGATACATGTATTTATGCAAAAATTAAAGCATGAAAAAAAGCGTAACAGTTCATCACTGTTACGCTTTTCATTCTTATTGCGGCGGCTCCGTGCCAAACCATTTTTTATAAATTTCAGCATAAGTGCCATCCTCTTTCAAGGTAGCCAATGCCTCATTAACCGGCTCAACCAGATTAGATCCTTTAGGGAATGCAATACCATAGGGTTCACCCTGTAATAGATCCCCAACTGTT from Virgibacillus sp. MSP4-1 harbors:
- a CDS encoding DUF819 domain-containing protein, whose protein sequence is MLFSLIQSDDVWILWAFLAGWAAVSIYLEQKYAWASKVSGAIIALVGAMLLANLNVIPIESPVYDTVWSYVVPLAIPLLLFQSNLLRIWKESRRLLFMFFLSAIGTVAGAVIGFFLLKEYIPALDEITGMMTGSYIGGSVNLAALSAKFETPSELVSSAVVADNMMMALYFLVLMVIPALHFFRKHFKTPHVNEVEKWGADQEGNMAAAYWKGKEISLQDIGLAVGAAFTLVAISFTLADWFAGVIPAGEQETFLINALNGLFGDPYLMLTTITVLTVTVFSGFFEKINGAQEIGTYLIYIFFVVIGVPASLPLILQNAPLLFVLVFIMVALNMIISFALGKVFKFNLEDVIVASNANIGGPTTAAAMAISKGWSKLVAPILIVGTLGYIIGNYIGSVIGFWFSTF
- a CDS encoding acyl-CoA synthetase translates to MLERARRNTLGDLLARTRERMPDKFALAYRDQRLNYEELDDLVNQTARAFLEDGMKKGDMITVMSRNSLDFVIANFALARIGAVMIPINYMLTTDDVAYILDHAGVCGFIASEEYAPVLDQSAGYLEIKFRYLMDVPESSEISTELLGWTPLSAARKEQSAEFIDENIEDDELAHILYTSGTESRPKGVMLTHKSLISEYVSCMVDGDMSEQDVFVHALPLYHSAQLHCFLGPSIYLGASGIILDGANPEVMLETVEKEGATQLFCPPTVWIALLRHPDFDTRDLSSLEKCYYGAAIMPREVLKELSERLPKARFWNFYGQTEVAPLATALQPEDQIRKLGSAGKPSLNMQTKIVDDHDEEVPRGEIGEIVHRTPHAMKGYLYDPEKTAEAFKNGWFHSGDLGVMDEDGYITIVDRKKDMIKTGGVNVSSREVEEAIYQMDGISEVAVIGISDAYWIEAVTAVIVPKYNANLTEESVIEFCKDHLSTFKVPKHVAFKEELPKNPSGKVLKRALREEFEHLSRK
- a CDS encoding DMT family transporter; protein product: MHPYILMIFVVLMYAGNILTGKAINELPPLTIAFFRLLVAFMVIFPIGYKSAREYSGTFMELKKPFLVMTLTGVTFFNTFIYGSLQFTTASKVSILETVIPVVTVILSAIFLKEHLGKVQWLGIVLSFVGALWVVMGGKIRTLTGLNWNIGDAIMIGAILCWSIYSIFVKRYMHHFPAYGALLVMTGISVIVLFPLVMVEWMLAGVPDLVHANLWSGLLYLGIFPSFIALLCYNRAVDQLGASQASIFLNFLPVVTMAGAFLWLGERITFMQIVGTLVVITGVLLTTQVRKKGSIHIKNKTKFSTTK
- a CDS encoding GNAT family N-acetyltransferase, coding for MNPILLDFPHEFETERLFIRMPKPGDGKVVYPAIQASINELKQWLPFAQNKQSEEESEINTREAYIKFLRREDLRLHIFLKETGEFVGSSGLHNIDWDIPKFEIGYWVHTKHSGRGYGTEAAAGITNFAFHELKAKRVEIQCDAKNDKSRAIPEKLDFSLEGILKNDELSVDGKSLRDTCIYAKIKA